In the Bos indicus isolate NIAB-ARS_2022 breed Sahiwal x Tharparkar unplaced genomic scaffold, NIAB-ARS_B.indTharparkar_mat_pri_1.0 scaffold_95, whole genome shotgun sequence genome, one interval contains:
- the LOC139182100 gene encoding ubiquitin carboxyl-terminal hydrolase 17-like protein 6, whose translation METLVGLVCRAPGAASEHGGGVCPSPFDVFPGGQGCGPSAAGAGALRGPSVPEGPSPALGRPQRGDLAPGSAGLTPGQKGALSWKGPWGVGAGLQNLGNTCYVNAALQCLSHTPPLASWMVSQQHATLCPARSACTLCAMRAHVTRALLHAGEVIRPRKDLLAGFHRHQQEDAHEFLMFTLNAMQQGCLSASQPSGHASEDTTVIRQIFGGTWRSQIQCLRCLGVSDTFDPYLDISLDITAAQSVEQALRELVKPEKLDADNAYDCGVCLRKVPATKRLTLHSTSQVLVLVLKRFTPVSGAKRAQEVRYPQCLDLQPYTSERKAGPLGYVLYAVLVHSGWSCERGHYFCYVRAGNGQWYKMDDAKVTACDETAALSQSAYVLFYAREGAWEGGAGGGAAAPVGADPTEPGQPAGDASGRAPGSEESPGDTEVEGMSLEQWRRLQEHSRPKPALELRKVQSALPAGAVVIHQSKHGGGRNRTPPQQEHERLDRPSTDTPPPGPKNVGNGPCASGRARATKGKNKKPRPSLGLK comes from the coding sequence ATGGAAACCCTCGTGGGCCTTGTGTGCAGAGCCCCGGGGGCTGCTTCTGAGCACGGGGGAGGTGTGTGTCCGTCTCCCTTCGACGTCTTCCCCGGAGGGCAAGGTTGTGGGCCCAGCGCCGCTGGTGCGGGTGCCCTTCGGGGACCCTCTGTCCCTGAGGGGCCGTCGCCGGCGCTTGGGCGTCCCCAGCGGGGTGACTTGGCTCCTGGGTCAGCAGGGCTGACGCCTGGCCAGAAAGGCGCCCTGAGTTGGAAGGGgccgtggggggtgggggctgggcttcAGAACCTGGGGAACACCTGCTACGTGAATGCGGCGCTGCAGTGTCTGAGCCACACGCCGCCCCTGGCCAGCTGGATGGTGTCCCAGCAGCACGCCACCCTCTGTCCGGCCCGCAGCGCCTGCACGCTCTGTGCCATGCGAGCTCACGTGACCCGAGCCCTCCTTCACGCGGGAGAGGTGATCCGGCCCCGCAAGGACCTGCTGGCGGGCTTCCACAGACACCAGCAGGAAGATGCCCACGAGTTTCTGATGTTCACTCTGAATGCCATGCAGCAAGGGTGCTTGAGTGCATCCCAGCCGTCGGGCCATGCCTCCGAGGACACCACCGTCATCCGTCAGATCTTCGGCGGGACCTGGAGGTCTCAGATCCAGTGTCTCCGCTGCCTCGGTGTCTCGGACACGTTCGACCCTTATCTGGACATCAGCCTGGATATCACGGCGGCTCAGAGTGtggagcaagctctgagagagcTGGTGAAGCCCGAGAAGCTGGACGCGGACAATGCCTATGACTGTGGCGTCTGTCTCCGGAAGGTGCCTGCCACCAAGAGGTTGACTTTGCACAGCACCTCCCAGGTCCTGGTGCTGGTGCTGAAGCGGTTCACACCGGTGAGCGGGGCCAAAAGGGCTCAGGAGGTGCGCTATCCCCAGTGCTTGGACCTGCAGCCCTACACGTCCGAGCGGAAGGCAGGGCCACTGGGCTACGTGCTCTATGCCGTGCTGGTGCACTCCGGGTGGAGCTGTGAGCGAGGACACTACTTCTGTTACGTCCGAGCGGGCAACGGCCAATGGTATAAGATGGACGATGCCAAGGTGACCGCCTGTGACGAGACCGCTGCCCTGAGCCAGAGCGCCTACGTCCTGTTCTACGCCCGGGAGGGTGCGTGGGAAGGGggcgctgggggaggggcagcggcCCCCGTCGGGGCTGACCCCACAGAGCCCGGGCAGCCTGCGGGAGACGCCAGCGGCAGAGCTCCTGGGTCGGAGGAGTCCCCGGGGGACACAGAGGTCGAAGGGATGAGCTTAGAGCAGTGGCGACGCCTGCAAGAACACAGCCGACCGAAGCCGGCCTTGGAGCTGCGGAAGGTCCAGTCTGCCCTGCCTGCCGGCGCAGTCGTGATTCACCAGTCCAAACACGGAGGAGGGAGAAACCGCACGCCGCCCCAACAGGAGCACGAGCGGCTCGACCGTCCCAGCACGGACACCCCGCCTCCGGGGCCGAAGAACGTCGGCAACGGCCCTTGTGCCAGCGGGAGGGCCAGAGCCACCAAGGGGAAGAACAAGAAGCCGCGGCCGTCTCTGGGGCTGAAATAA